The sequence CTCTGAATAGATTTCTTTTGTTTGCTTAAAGGAAAAGTTTCTATGATTTTTATATCATAGATATCTTTATTAATAAACTTCATTCCTATTTCTAAAGGTAATCCAAGTATAACTTGGACATTCATAATATTATACCTCCATAATTTCATTTACTTTTTTTTCTACCAATATATCTATTTCTTTAATATACTTATCTGTAAGTTTTTGTATTTCGTCCTGTCCTTGTCTTAAGTTATCCTCTGTAATTATACCATCTTTTTCTTGTTTTTTTAACTCATCATTGGAATCTCGACGTATATTTCTTATAGCAATTTTTGCTTCTTCCCCATATTTTTTTGCTAATTTAGATAATTCTTTTCTTCTTTCTTCTGTTAATTGAGGAATAATTAACCGTATAATTTTCCCATCATTACTAGGATTTAATCCTAAATCTGATTTTACAATAGCTTTCTCTATATCTCCTAAAGACTT is a genomic window of Garciella nitratireducens DSM 15102 containing:
- the frr gene encoding ribosome recycling factor, whose amino-acid sequence is MLNSIKIEAEKKMKKSILNLKNDFASIRTGRANPSLLDKITIEYYGTLTPLNQIANISAPEPRMLVIQPWDAKSLGDIEKAIVKSDLGLNPSNDGKIIRLIIPQLTEERRKELSKLAKKYGEEAKIAIRNIRRDSNDELKKQEKDGIITEDNLRQGQDEIQKLTDKYIKEIDILVEKKVNEIMEV